A portion of the Mycoplasma sp. (ex Biomphalaria glabrata) genome contains these proteins:
- a CDS encoding deaminase gives MKKHELTNEYFMNIALKEAKKAFLKKEVPVGCVIVNDKNRILAKSHNLKEKSNNPLKHAEMIAIAKATKKIKIDGYRIAAYT, from the coding sequence ATGAAAAAACACGAATTGACGAATGAATATTTTATGAATATTGCTTTAAAAGAAGCAAAAAAAGCCTTTTTAAAAAAAGAAGTCCCAGTTGGGTGTGTTATTGTCAATGACAAAAATAGAATATTAGCAAAATCTCATAATTTAAAAGAAAAAAGTAATAATCCTTTAAAACACGCAGAAATGATAGCTATTGCAAAGGCAACAAAAAAAATAAAAATTGACGGTTATCGAATTGCCGCATATACATAA
- the gyrA gene encoding DNA gyrase subunit A: protein MEENKNLILKSVSNEIRNSFLNYSMSVIVSRALPDLRDGLKPVHRRILYSMFNIKNFHNSSYKKSARIVGDVIGKYHPHGDSSVYDAIVRMAQDFNMRYLLIDGHGNFGSIDGDSAAAMRYTEIRMKEMSSEMLSWIEKDTVRFVDNYDETEKEPSVLPSLIPNLLLNGSSGIAVGMATNIPPHNLNNVIDALILQINDDSVDIEKLIDAIQGPDFPTGGYVSSPSNIRKIYRDGSGSVTIQAKVDVLEEERILIVKEIPYQTNKARIIERIAELVNDKIIEGISDIKDESNYEGIRIVIKYKKGFESEVVLNNLFKHTSLRTHFSCHFLALLDGQPKTFNLKEILEEIINFQVEILVKKTRFELKAAEQRIHLLLGIKKAVEDIDKTVRILKESRTSSDAISNLCDQLEITQVQAKAILDMKMQRLVGLEKEKLDNEVDELTSFINKSLEILECKNKQLEIIKNSFLKIKEKFGDERRSEITEDYSNIEDEDLIKREDIVVLMTQSNYIKRIPVEEYKLQNRGGVGTKSLSFYEDDVTKLVTSGSTHDDYMFFTKKGFVYRIKGYKIFSKSKQSKGIPIINLLKTLEKDDDIKEIINVSKEDYNANTSLSFITKTGLIKKTSILHYARINVNGKIAISLRENDEIVNVLKTTKETKCIVVTSNGKGLRFDASLIRDIGRSSQGVKAIKLLDNSYVVSAANDSNSKYLLIITEKGMGKLNLLDEGFRIKGRGTQGYNLISKSNNDRIVYSLSVNENDEILLVTEKGISNRININDIRVTKSKSSKGVIIMNLKDDDKIISTTVIGKSC, encoded by the coding sequence ATGGAAGAAAATAAAAATTTAATACTTAAATCTGTATCGAATGAAATTAGAAATTCATTTTTAAATTATTCGATGAGCGTAATTGTTAGTCGTGCATTACCTGATCTTCGTGATGGCTTAAAACCAGTTCATAGAAGAATTTTATATTCTATGTTTAATATAAAAAATTTTCATAATTCATCATACAAAAAATCCGCTAGAATAGTCGGGGATGTGATTGGTAAGTATCATCCACATGGTGATTCTTCAGTTTATGATGCAATTGTTAGAATGGCTCAAGATTTTAATATGCGTTATTTATTAATCGACGGACACGGAAATTTTGGTTCTATAGATGGCGATAGTGCAGCTGCTATGCGTTATACAGAAATAAGAATGAAAGAAATGTCTAGTGAAATGTTGTCATGAATTGAAAAAGACACAGTAAGATTTGTTGATAATTATGATGAAACCGAAAAAGAACCTTCAGTATTACCATCTTTAATTCCTAATTTATTATTAAATGGTTCATCAGGTATTGCTGTCGGGATGGCAACTAATATTCCTCCTCATAATTTAAATAATGTAATCGACGCGTTGATTTTACAAATTAATGATGATTCTGTAGATATTGAAAAATTAATTGATGCCATCCAAGGACCTGACTTTCCAACTGGAGGCTATGTAAGTTCTCCTTCAAATATCCGCAAGATTTATCGTGATGGTTCTGGATCAGTTACTATTCAAGCAAAGGTAGATGTTCTTGAAGAAGAAAGAATATTGATTGTTAAAGAAATTCCTTATCAAACAAATAAAGCCCGCATTATTGAAAGAATAGCTGAATTAGTTAATGACAAAATTATTGAAGGTATTTCTGATATTAAGGATGAATCTAATTATGAAGGTATTCGTATTGTTATTAAATACAAAAAAGGATTTGAATCGGAGGTTGTTTTAAATAATTTATTTAAACACACTTCTTTAAGAACACATTTTAGTTGCCATTTTTTAGCATTATTAGATGGTCAACCAAAAACATTTAATTTAAAAGAAATTTTAGAGGAAATAATTAATTTTCAGGTTGAAATTCTTGTTAAAAAAACTCGTTTTGAATTAAAAGCAGCAGAACAAAGAATTCATTTATTATTAGGAATTAAAAAGGCTGTTGAAGATATTGACAAAACTGTTCGTATTTTAAAAGAATCTCGTACATCAAGTGACGCTATTAGCAATCTTTGTGATCAATTAGAAATAACACAAGTTCAAGCAAAAGCTATTTTAGACATGAAGATGCAAAGATTAGTTGGTTTAGAAAAAGAAAAACTTGATAATGAAGTCGACGAATTAACATCTTTTATTAATAAATCTCTTGAAATTTTAGAATGTAAAAATAAACAATTAGAAATTATCAAAAATTCTTTTTTAAAAATAAAAGAAAAATTTGGGGACGAAAGACGTTCAGAAATTACTGAGGATTATTCAAACATTGAAGATGAAGATTTAATAAAGCGTGAAGATATTGTTGTTTTAATGACGCAAAGTAATTACATAAAAAGAATTCCTGTAGAAGAATATAAATTACAAAATAGAGGCGGAGTTGGAACAAAAAGTTTAAGTTTTTATGAAGATGATGTAACAAAATTAGTTACCTCAGGAAGTACCCATGACGACTATATGTTTTTTACTAAAAAAGGATTTGTTTATCGTATTAAAGGATATAAAATTTTCTCGAAATCAAAACAATCTAAAGGAATTCCGATTATAAATCTCCTTAAAACATTAGAAAAAGATGATGATATTAAAGAGATAATTAATGTTTCTAAGGAAGATTATAATGCCAACACTTCCCTATCTTTTATAACTAAAACCGGTTTAATAAAAAAAACTTCTATTCTCCACTACGCTAGAATAAACGTAAATGGGAAAATTGCTATTTCTTTACGAGAAAATGATGAAATAGTTAATGTATTGAAAACAACTAAAGAAACTAAGTGTATAGTTGTCACATCAAATGGTAAAGGATTACGTTTTGATGCAAGTTTAATTAGAGATATTGGAAGATCCTCGCAAGGTGTAAAAGCTATAAAATTATTAGATAATTCTTATGTTGTTTCAGCAGCTAATGATAGTAATAGTAAATATTTATTAATAATTACAGAAAAAGGAATGGGTAAATTAAATTTATTAGATGAAGGTTTTAGAATTAAAGGTCGTGGAACACAAGGTTATAATCTAATTTCAAAGAGTAATAATGATAGAATCGTCTATTCCCTTTCTGTAAATGAAAATGATGAAATATTATTAGTTACAGAAAAAGGTATTTCTAATAGAATTAATATTAACGATATAAGAGTTACAAAATCAAAATCATCTAAAGGTGTAATTATCATGAATTTAAAAGATGACGATAAAATTATTTCAACAACTGTGATAGGGAAATCATGTTAG
- the tmk gene encoding dTMP kinase, with protein MFIVFEGIDGTGKTTLINNLKKYFCENENINIFTTREPGGKNCPAAEKIRSLIFEFDNLSIVTELFLFLASRIEHVKDVILPNLNQKIIFCDRYYFSTIAYQSSKNITSDFINEINVKALELFNEPKLVYPNITFFLIPKSDQDLYKIMERKSHVKENRMDEKDFEFYHEVNENYKKIIKKYNNPNNFISLDPLLNESELLEQAKKIIKKMIKNENI; from the coding sequence ATGTTTATAGTTTTTGAGGGGATTGATGGAACCGGGAAAACAACTTTAATCAACAATTTAAAGAAATATTTTTGTGAAAATGAGAATATAAATATTTTCACAACAAGAGAACCGGGAGGTAAAAATTGCCCGGCTGCTGAAAAAATTCGATCATTAATTTTTGAATTTGATAATTTAAGCATAGTAACTGAGCTATTTTTATTTTTAGCCAGTAGAATAGAACATGTTAAAGATGTGATATTACCTAATTTAAATCAAAAAATTATTTTTTGTGATCGTTATTATTTTTCTACTATTGCATATCAATCATCTAAAAACATTACTTCGGATTTTATTAATGAAATTAATGTAAAAGCGTTAGAGTTATTTAATGAGCCTAAATTAGTTTATCCTAATATAACTTTTTTTCTCATTCCAAAAAGTGATCAAGATTTATATAAAATCATGGAAAGAAAATCTCATGTTAAAGAAAATCGCATGGACGAAAAAGATTTTGAATTTTATCATGAAGTTAATGAAAATTATAAAAAAATTATAAAAAAATATAATAATCCAAATAATTTTATTTCGTTAGATCCTTTATTGAATGAAAGTGAATTATTAGAACAGGCAAAAAAAATAATTAAGAAAATGATTAAAAATGAAAATATATAA
- the rsmI gene encoding 16S rRNA (cytidine(1402)-2'-O)-methyltransferase, with product MKIYNQNNNELQIYLIATPIGNNEESSFLSLKILKNASLIICEDTRRTKDLLKKNDINFEGKKFIFLNKFNENSQTISEKIYQECLSGKTIAMVSDAGYPLVSDPGFKVVRFLREKDIYIKIINGPNSILPALVLSGFPTDSFYFGGFLNNKITQKIIKLSYLKEIKTTLIFFESINKIDKFLDAIYRVFGENIEICICREISKTFEEVLIGTVKEFIDKEWIKKGEIVVLINNK from the coding sequence ATGAAAATATATAATCAAAATAATAATGAATTACAAATTTATTTAATTGCAACACCTATCGGCAATAATGAAGAATCATCTTTTTTATCATTAAAAATATTAAAAAATGCATCATTAATTATATGCGAAGATACTAGAAGAACGAAAGATCTTTTAAAGAAAAATGATATTAATTTTGAAGGAAAAAAATTTATTTTTTTAAATAAATTTAATGAAAATTCTCAAACAATTTCGGAAAAGATATATCAAGAGTGTTTATCTGGAAAAACAATTGCTATGGTTAGTGACGCAGGATATCCTTTAGTTTCTGATCCTGGTTTTAAAGTTGTGAGATTTTTAAGAGAGAAAGATATATATATAAAAATTATTAACGGACCAAACTCTATATTACCAGCATTAGTTTTAAGTGGTTTTCCAACGGATAGTTTTTACTTTGGTGGGTTTTTAAACAACAAAATTACACAAAAAATAATCAAATTAAGCTATCTTAAAGAAATAAAAACAACATTAATATTTTTTGAAAGTATTAATAAGATTGATAAATTTCTGGATGCTATTTATAGAGTGTTTGGTGAAAATATCGAAATATGTATATGTAGAGAGATTTCTAAAACATTTGAAGAGGTTTTAATAGGAACGGTAAAGGAATTTATTGATAAAGAGTGAATAAAAAAAGGCGAAATTGTTGTTCTTATTAACAATAAGTAG
- the recR gene encoding recombination mediator RecR, which produces MKNNSLEKLIDEIATWPGIGKKTAQKLAIFLVQREKSKNLTYFQLFNDAILNLKSCKVCNTISENEICEICINQNRDSTKLCIVEKPEDLNAIETTNQYNGKYFIFYNDLDLRKELFQSKKNQKFNQLLNLIKDNNVDEVILALNPTLEGEILSKLIINNIKNQNILITKLAIGLSLGSNINYVDKHTLITSFRNRRKEEECL; this is translated from the coding sequence ATGAAAAATAATAGTTTAGAAAAATTAATAGACGAAATTGCTACTTGACCAGGTATTGGAAAGAAGACTGCTCAAAAATTAGCGATTTTTTTGGTGCAAAGAGAAAAAAGTAAAAATTTAACATACTTTCAACTTTTTAATGATGCAATTTTAAACTTAAAAAGTTGTAAAGTATGTAATACTATTTCAGAAAATGAAATTTGTGAAATATGCATTAACCAAAATAGAGATAGCACTAAATTATGTATAGTAGAGAAACCAGAAGATTTAAATGCTATTGAAACTACTAATCAATATAATGGAAAATATTTTATTTTTTATAACGATTTGGATTTACGCAAAGAACTTTTTCAATCTAAAAAAAATCAAAAATTTAATCAATTACTAAATTTAATTAAAGATAATAATGTTGACGAGGTCATTCTTGCCTTAAATCCGACTTTAGAAGGAGAAATTCTTTCTAAATTAATTATTAATAACATTAAAAATCAAAACATTCTAATTACGAAATTAGCAATTGGTTTATCGTTAGGATCGAATATCAATTATGTTGATAAACACACACTAATTACATCGTTCAGAAATCGCAGAAAGGAAGAAGAATGTTTATAG
- the gyrB gene encoding DNA topoisomerase (ATP-hydrolyzing) subunit B, producing the protein MEYTSSSIKILEGLEAVRKRPGMYIGNTNEKGYHHLVWEILDNSIDEALAGFCNEINITVTKNNEIIIEDNGRGIPVDIHPKTNMSTVETVFCNLHAGGKFDNSTYKVSGGLHGVGASVVNALSEYLIVKVFRNGNTYEISFNNGGKKDQELKIIGSSSKTGTWVKFKPDQTIFKEVNTFNHQTLVDRIKQLAFLNKGLRLKFSDKRNETDYTFFYQGGIQEYLQELNKNKEKNYNEIFYFDDTVNDINVELALQHVDTEDYVVASFCNNISTHEGGTHEEGFKMAFTRVINNYLTTNFKKSKDKINLQGEDIREGLTCLISIKHPEPQYEGQTKGKLSNSDARKAVNDLFDVNFEKFLLENPEVANKIIEKGLEAQRARIAAKKAREFVKRKGVLEISTLPGKLADCSSRNPKECELFLVEGDSAGGSAKLGRNREIQAILPLKGKVINVEKNLIQKIMNNQEIGNLIKSIGCGIQESFDIAGLKYHKIIIMTDADVDGSHIRTLLLTFFFRYMKPLVENGYVYLAQPPLYKLENKKQILYFYNDNELNKYREENDTKGFSIQRYKGLGEMNPQQLWETTMNPELRQLIKITIDDVVLADETFSMLMGSDVEPRRKFIKENAKFIKNLDV; encoded by the coding sequence ATGGAATATACTTCAAGTAGTATTAAAATTTTAGAAGGTTTAGAAGCTGTACGTAAACGTCCAGGTATGTATATAGGTAACACTAATGAGAAAGGTTATCACCATTTAGTTTGAGAAATTTTAGATAATTCTATAGATGAAGCTTTAGCTGGATTTTGTAATGAAATTAATATAACAGTTACAAAAAATAACGAAATTATTATTGAAGATAATGGGCGCGGGATTCCTGTAGATATACATCCTAAAACAAATATGTCAACAGTAGAAACGGTTTTTTGTAATTTGCATGCTGGCGGAAAATTTGATAATTCAACATACAAAGTATCTGGTGGATTACATGGAGTTGGTGCTAGTGTTGTTAATGCTTTAAGTGAATATTTAATCGTAAAAGTTTTTAGAAATGGGAATACTTATGAAATTTCTTTTAATAATGGTGGCAAAAAAGATCAAGAATTAAAAATTATAGGTTCATCATCAAAAACAGGAACTTGAGTAAAATTTAAACCTGATCAAACTATTTTTAAAGAAGTTAATACTTTTAACCATCAAACGTTAGTAGATCGAATAAAACAATTAGCATTTTTAAATAAAGGTTTAAGACTTAAATTTTCTGATAAAAGAAATGAAACTGATTACACTTTTTTTTATCAAGGTGGAATTCAAGAATATTTACAAGAATTAAATAAAAATAAAGAAAAAAATTATAATGAAATATTTTATTTTGATGATACAGTTAACGATATAAACGTTGAATTAGCTTTACAACATGTAGACACTGAAGATTATGTTGTTGCTTCGTTTTGTAATAATATTAGTACTCATGAAGGTGGAACTCATGAAGAAGGTTTTAAAATGGCTTTTACTAGAGTTATTAATAATTACTTAACCACAAATTTTAAAAAAAGTAAGGATAAAATTAATTTACAAGGTGAGGATATTCGTGAAGGATTAACGTGTTTAATTTCTATTAAGCATCCTGAACCACAATACGAAGGTCAAACAAAAGGTAAATTATCAAATTCCGATGCAAGAAAAGCTGTAAATGATTTATTTGATGTGAATTTTGAAAAATTTTTATTAGAAAATCCAGAAGTTGCTAATAAAATTATTGAAAAAGGATTAGAAGCACAACGAGCAAGAATCGCCGCTAAAAAAGCTCGTGAATTTGTTAAAAGAAAAGGTGTTTTAGAAATTTCTACTCTTCCTGGTAAATTAGCAGATTGTTCATCTAGAAATCCAAAAGAATGTGAATTATTTTTAGTTGAGGGAGACTCTGCTGGTGGTAGTGCTAAATTAGGTAGAAATCGAGAAATTCAAGCTATTTTACCATTAAAAGGAAAAGTAATTAATGTTGAAAAAAACCTTATTCAAAAAATAATGAATAATCAAGAAATTGGGAACTTAATAAAAAGTATTGGTTGCGGTATTCAAGAGAGTTTTGATATTGCAGGTTTGAAATATCATAAAATTATTATTATGACGGATGCTGACGTAGATGGTTCTCATATTAGAACCTTATTGTTGACTTTCTTTTTTAGATATATGAAACCTTTAGTTGAAAATGGTTATGTTTATTTAGCACAACCACCTTTATATAAATTAGAAAACAAAAAACAAATTTTATATTTTTATAATGATAATGAACTAAATAAATATCGTGAAGAAAATGATACAAAAGGTTTTTCAATTCAAAGATATAAAGGATTAGGAGAAATGAATCCTCAACAATTATGAGAAACTACAATGAATCCAGAACTCCGACAATTAATTAAAATTACTATAGATGATGTAGTTTTAGCTGATGAAACTTTCTCTATGTTAATGGGATCAGATGTAGAACCGAGACGTAAATTTATTAAAGAAAATGCTAAATTTATTAAAAATTTAGATGTTTAA
- a CDS encoding YbaB/EbfC family nucleoid-associated protein: protein MSEKNLSMNDSLVLDKFQEIQKELSIKQKQLENREFIFEFNGGEVVVTMMGNKKLVKIDFSDSLLKNKSSLLDMLKNAMNAASENIDREIQIIINEIWQKNLI from the coding sequence ATGAGTGAAAAAAATCTTTCAATGAATGATAGTTTAGTGCTTGATAAATTTCAAGAAATCCAAAAAGAATTATCAATAAAACAAAAACAACTAGAAAACAGAGAATTTATTTTTGAATTTAATGGTGGAGAGGTTGTTGTAACTATGATGGGAAATAAGAAATTAGTGAAAATTGATTTTAGTGATTCCTTATTAAAAAACAAAAGTAGCTTGTTAGATATGTTAAAAAATGCAATGAATGCCGCTAGTGAGAATATCGATAGAGAAATTCAAATCATCATCAATGAAATTTGACAAAAAAATCTTATTTAA
- the serS gene encoding serine--tRNA ligase, which translates to MLDINYIIDNKLKVIKELNKRGTDFTDLINDVIKTFLSYKANLTKYEHLNYLKNQSAEQAKLLKNDKNLFLKEIEKAKKISHEQNELSIIVRDLEQNYIEKLKNIPNVPHGTIPIGNNEKNNKVIKIKNSKPIFSFKPLNHWDIISNNCWLDENSIKTISGARFVYYEEFLSKLRRALISFFLDNNAKDDYCEIHPPILLNAKPLEGTGQLPKFEDDLFKIKEFNQENSLYLSPTAEVQITNKYRDNILDEEMLPIKLTAATQCFRKEAGSAGRDTRGLIRLHEFTKVEIVQMTTQDNELRTLKDMLKTATRILDKLKLHYRVVELCTGDLGFSSKKTYDIEVWLPGQECYREISSCSWCGDFQARRINTKYKNAKGEKKYVYTFNSSSLPIERTIAAIIENYQTVNGTINIPTILKKYF; encoded by the coding sequence ATGTTAGATATTAATTATATTATCGATAATAAATTAAAAGTTATTAAAGAGTTAAATAAAAGGGGAACAGATTTTACAGATTTAATAAATGATGTTATTAAAACTTTTCTTTCTTATAAGGCCAACTTAACAAAATATGAACATTTAAATTATTTAAAGAATCAATCAGCAGAACAAGCAAAGTTGCTGAAAAACGATAAAAATTTATTCTTAAAAGAAATTGAAAAAGCCAAAAAAATTTCTCATGAACAAAACGAATTATCGATAATAGTTCGTGATTTAGAACAAAATTACATTGAAAAATTAAAAAATATTCCAAATGTTCCACATGGAACAATTCCTATAGGCAATAATGAAAAAAATAATAAAGTCATTAAAATTAAAAATTCAAAACCTATTTTTTCTTTTAAACCATTAAATCATTGAGATATTATTAGTAATAATTGTTGACTAGATGAAAACAGCATTAAAACTATTTCTGGAGCTAGATTTGTTTATTATGAAGAATTTTTATCAAAATTGCGTAGAGCTTTAATATCTTTTTTCTTAGATAATAATGCAAAAGATGATTATTGCGAAATTCACCCTCCTATTTTATTGAACGCAAAGCCATTAGAAGGAACAGGGCAATTACCGAAATTTGAAGATGATTTATTTAAAATTAAAGAATTTAATCAAGAGAACTCATTATATTTAAGTCCGACAGCTGAAGTTCAAATTACTAACAAATATAGGGATAATATTTTAGATGAAGAAATGTTACCGATTAAATTGACAGCGGCTACACAATGTTTTAGAAAAGAAGCAGGTTCGGCAGGACGCGATACAAGAGGTTTAATTAGACTACATGAATTTACTAAAGTAGAAATTGTTCAAATGACAACTCAAGATAATGAATTAAGAACTTTAAAAGACATGTTAAAAACTGCAACGAGAATTTTAGATAAATTAAAACTACATTATCGTGTTGTTGAACTATGTACAGGGGATTTAGGATTTTCAAGTAAAAAAACATATGACATAGAGGTTTGATTACCAGGTCAAGAATGTTATAGAGAAATTTCGTCATGTTCTTGATGCGGTGATTTTCAGGCGAGAAGAATTAATACAAAGTACAAAAACGCAAAAGGTGAAAAAAAATATGTTTACACATTTAATAGTTCATCATTACCAATAGAGCGAACAATTGCTGCAATAATTGAAAATTATCAAACGGTTAATGGAACCATTAATATTCCAACTATTTTAAAAAAATATTTTTAA
- the rpmH gene encoding 50S ribosomal protein L34: MKRTWQPNKSKTKKTHGFLKRMSTKKGKLVLKRRRQKGRKELTV; the protein is encoded by the coding sequence ATGAAAAGAACTTGACAACCTAATAAATCTAAAACAAAAAAAACACACGGGTTTTTAAAAAGAATGTCTACTAAAAAAGGGAAATTGGTTTTAAAAAGAAGAAGACAAAAAGGAAGAAAAGAATTAACAGTTTAA
- the metG gene encoding methionine--tRNA ligase encodes MKKVYITTPIYYPNSTLHIGHAYSTVIADSYKRFRINTGDDVYFLTGSDEHGQKIEKQAQLLNLTPQQLVDKNVENFKILWKKLNINYDQFIRTTSQRHKDIVVKVYELLKNKELIYKDFYRGNYCIPCETYYQKKELINEKFCPICGKETQLLELESFFFKMSSFEDWITNVIKNNEIIILPENRKSELLNNFLGGQFTNLSITRNNYTWGINVESNHVLYVWIDALFNYISALGFLTNDDALYKKYWDNDDVERIHIIGKEITRFHCIYWPILLHSLELKLPSKIIAHGWITVNNEKMSKSLGNVVNPLELIDKYGADSLRYFLMKSNKIGNDFSFDIENFIFVINSDLANNVGNLVSRTFNMIQKYNSGMVPKFKNKEKLNDDIEFKINEAFNEFKNFNSNKAINIVQEICEFLNKLIENEKPWELFTRSDLEKLNWILTTLVVSINWIFHFLSAILTDGYLEYNKYIGWKNESLSNLINWNSLDEKEVKKPNPIFRRFEK; translated from the coding sequence ATGAAAAAAGTTTATATAACAACGCCTATATATTATCCAAATAGTACTTTGCACATAGGTCATGCTTATTCTACGGTTATAGCTGACTCATATAAAAGATTTCGCATCAATACAGGGGACGACGTTTATTTTTTGACAGGAAGCGACGAGCATGGTCAAAAAATTGAAAAACAAGCTCAACTACTAAATTTAACGCCACAACAATTAGTCGATAAAAATGTCGAAAATTTTAAAATTTTATGAAAAAAATTAAACATTAATTACGACCAATTTATTAGAACAACTTCTCAGCGTCATAAGGATATTGTGGTTAAAGTTTATGAATTACTAAAAAATAAAGAACTAATATATAAAGATTTTTATCGCGGTAATTACTGCATTCCTTGCGAAACTTATTATCAAAAAAAAGAATTAATTAATGAAAAATTTTGTCCTATTTGCGGGAAAGAAACTCAACTTTTAGAATTAGAATCTTTTTTCTTTAAAATGAGTTCATTTGAGGATTGAATTACAAATGTGATTAAAAATAATGAAATTATTATTCTCCCAGAAAATCGAAAAAGCGAATTATTAAATAATTTTTTAGGAGGGCAATTCACCAATTTATCTATAACGAGAAACAATTATACATGAGGAATTAATGTTGAAAGTAATCATGTATTGTATGTTTGAATAGATGCATTATTTAATTACATTTCAGCACTAGGTTTTTTAACAAATGATGATGCTTTATATAAGAAATATTGAGATAACGATGATGTTGAAAGAATTCACATTATCGGAAAAGAAATCACAAGATTTCATTGTATTTACTGACCAATTTTACTTCACAGTTTGGAGTTAAAATTACCATCAAAAATAATTGCACACGGATGAATAACTGTGAATAATGAAAAAATGTCAAAATCACTAGGGAATGTCGTTAATCCACTAGAATTAATTGATAAATATGGTGCAGATTCACTAAGGTATTTTTTAATGAAATCTAATAAAATAGGTAATGATTTTTCTTTTGATATTGAAAATTTTATTTTTGTAATAAATAGTGATTTAGCTAATAATGTAGGCAACTTAGTATCTAGAACTTTTAATATGATTCAAAAATATAATTCTGGAATGGTTCCTAAATTTAAAAACAAAGAAAAACTAAATGATGATATAGAATTTAAAATTAATGAAGCATTTAATGAATTTAAAAACTTTAATTCGAATAAAGCTATCAATATAGTTCAAGAAATTTGTGAGTTTTTAAATAAATTGATTGAAAACGAAAAGCCATGAGAATTATTTACAAGAAGTGATTTAGAAAAATTAAATTGAATATTAACAACTCTTGTTGTTTCGATAAATTGGATTTTCCACTTTTTAAGCGCTATTTTAACTGATGGTTATCTAGAATATAATAAATATATAGGTTGAAAAAACGAATCACTATCTAATTTAATAAATTGAAATAGTTTAGATGAAAAAGAAGTAAAGAAACCAAATCCAATTTTTAGGAGATTTGAAAAGTAA